Proteins found in one Salvia splendens isolate huo1 chromosome 10, SspV2, whole genome shotgun sequence genomic segment:
- the LOC121750975 gene encoding 50S ribosomal protein L13-like, producing the protein MSTAAQAFNGNLKKALAGLRRIELDGLRWRVFDAKGQVLGRLASQIATVVQGKDKPTYAPNRDDGDMCVIINAKDVCVTGRKMTDKFYRWHTGYIGHLKERSLKDQMAKDPTEVIRKAIMRMLPRNKLRDDRDRKLRIFAGSEHPFGDRAIEPYVMPPRQVREMRPRARRAMIRAQKKAEEQAQGSTNNTKKGKKKDSKPEAEISA; encoded by the exons ATGTCGACTGCGGCTCAAGCTTTTAATGGCAATCTCAAG AAAGCACTTGCAGGACTAAGACGCATCGAATTAGATGGCCTGAGATGGAGGGTTTTTGATGCAAAAGGGCAG GTCTTGGGTAGATTAGCATCCCAAATAGCAACTGTGGTTCAGGGGAAGGACAAGCCTACATATGCTCCCAATCGAGATGATGGGGATATGTGTGTCATTATCAATGCGAAAGATGTATGTGTTACTGGAAGGAAAATGACTGACAAGTTTTATCGGTGGCATACAGG GTACATAGGCCACCTGAAGGAAAGGAGTTTGAAGGATCAGATGGCGAAGGATCCCACGGAAGTTATCCGCAAAGCTATCATGCGAATGCTTCCTAGAAACAAACTGCGTGAC GATAGAGACAGAAAATTAAGGATATTTGCTGGCAGTGAGCACCCTTTTGGTGATAGGGCTATTGAACCTTATGTGATGCCTCCAAGACAAGTGCGTGAAATGCGACCCCGTGCAAGACGTGCTATGATTCGAGCTCAAAAGAAAGCCGAAGAACAAGCACAGGGTTCTacaaataataccaaaaaagggaagaagaaagaCAGCAAGCCTGAAGCAGAAATTAGTGCATGA
- the LOC121752556 gene encoding COP9 signalosome complex subunit 3-like → MLINHCCRPPNEFHAYLGDNNLGLVKQVVSSMYKRNIQRLTQTYLTLSLQDIANTVQLNSPKEAEMHVLQMIQEGDIYATINQKDGMVRFLEDPEQYKTCEMIERLDFSIQRIMRLSTKLTTMNEVMSCDPSYLGKVGKERQRFDYDDFDTVHSKSVVVGFFVFSDLKHSLPSRFSYLGEFSPLDLLFS, encoded by the exons ATGCTTATTAACCATTGCTGTAGACCACCAAATGAATTTCATGCTTATCTGGGG GACAATAATCTTGGGTTGGTGAAGCAAGTGGTGTCATCAATGTATAAACGCAATATTCAGAGGTTGACTCAGACATACCTGACTCTCTCCCTCCAAGACATAGCGAATACAGTTCAATTAAACAGCCCAAAAGAGGCTGAGATGCATGTTCTTCAAATG ATTCAAGAAGGTGACATTTATGCTACAATCAACCAAAAGGATGGAATGGTTAGATTCCTTGAGGACCCCGAGCAATACAAAACCTGTGAGATGATTGAACGCCTCGACTTCTCAATCCAGAG GATTATGAGGCTCTCGACGAAACTAACAACCATGAATGAAGTTATGTCATGCGACCCTTCTTACCTTGGAAAG GTTGGGAAGGAGCGACAGAGATTCGATTATGATGATTTTGATACCGTTCattctaagagt GTCGTCGTCGGCTTCTTCGTTTTCTCGGATCTCAAACATTCGCTGCCGTCGAGATTTTCGTATTTAGGTGAATTTTCTCCTCTCGATCTGCTATTTTCGTGA
- the LOC121750947 gene encoding cytochrome c1-2, heme protein, mitochondrial-like isoform X1, with protein sequence MWGDKMFVGRTLGRLLRERLQSKNTVSPLSSLISKKEQEAVGSAATKSWRALALCGAGVSGLLSYATIASCDEAEHGLEAATYPWPHSGILNSYDHASIRRGHQVYQQVCASCHSMSLISFRDLVGVAYTEEETKAMAAEIEVVDGPNDEGEMFTRPGKLSDRFPLPYANEQAARFANGGAYPPDLSLITKARHNGQNYVFALLTGYHDPPAGVTIREGLHYNPYFPGGAIAMPKMLNDGAVEYEDGTPATEAQMGKDVVTFLTWAAEPEMEERKLMGFKWIFVLSLALLQAGYYRRMRWSVLKSRKLVLDVVN encoded by the exons ATGTGG GGAGATAAGATGTTTGTAGGCAGAACTCTCGGCCGGTTGCTAAGAGAGAGACTTCAATCAAAAAACACT GTGTCTCCATTGTCATCTCTTATTTCTAAGAAAGAGCAGGAAGCAGTTGGATCTGCTGCCACTAAGTCCTGGAGGGCATTGGCTCTTTGTGGGGCAGGTGTCTCAGGGTTGTTAAGTTATGCAACAATAGCATCTTGTGATGAGGCTgaacatggtttggaagctgcCACCTATCCTTGGCCACACAGTGGTATTCTAAATTCATACGACCATGCTTC GATTCGTCGTGGTCACCAGGTCTATCAACAAGTTTGTGCCTCCTGCCATTCAATGTCATTAATTTCATTCCGTGACTTGGTCGGTGTTGCATATACAGAAGAGGAAACTAAAGCTATGGCTGCTGAGATTGAGGTAGTTGATGGGCCAAATGATGAGGGAGAGATGTTTACTCGTCCTGGCAAGCTCAGTGACCGGTTTCCTCTGCCATATGCAAATGAACAAGCAGCTAGGTTCGCTAATGGCGGTGCTTATCCTCCTGATTTAAGTCTTATAACCAAA GCTCGTCACAACGGTCAAAATTATGTTTTTGCCCTATTGACTGGATATCATGATCCTCCTGCTGGTGTTACA ATTCGTGAAGGATTGCATTACAACCCTTACTTCCCTGGTGGAGCTATTGCTATGCCTAAAATGCTTAATGATGGTGCTGTTGAGTACGAAGATGGTACACCAGCAACAGAAGCTCAG ATGGGTAAAGATGTTGTCACCTTTCTAACGTGGGCTGCAGAGCCTGAAATGGAAGAGAGAAAACTG ATGGGATTCAAGTGGATATTCGTTCTATCACTGGCACTTCTTCAAGCGGGTTATTACAGGCGCATGAGGTGGTCTGTTCTCAAGTCTCGTAAGCTGGTGCTTGATGTTGTGAACTAG
- the LOC121750947 gene encoding cytochrome c1-2, heme protein, mitochondrial-like isoform X2: MFVGRTLGRLLRERLQSKNTVSPLSSLISKKEQEAVGSAATKSWRALALCGAGVSGLLSYATIASCDEAEHGLEAATYPWPHSGILNSYDHASIRRGHQVYQQVCASCHSMSLISFRDLVGVAYTEEETKAMAAEIEVVDGPNDEGEMFTRPGKLSDRFPLPYANEQAARFANGGAYPPDLSLITKARHNGQNYVFALLTGYHDPPAGVTIREGLHYNPYFPGGAIAMPKMLNDGAVEYEDGTPATEAQMGKDVVTFLTWAAEPEMEERKLMGFKWIFVLSLALLQAGYYRRMRWSVLKSRKLVLDVVN, translated from the exons ATGTTTGTAGGCAGAACTCTCGGCCGGTTGCTAAGAGAGAGACTTCAATCAAAAAACACT GTGTCTCCATTGTCATCTCTTATTTCTAAGAAAGAGCAGGAAGCAGTTGGATCTGCTGCCACTAAGTCCTGGAGGGCATTGGCTCTTTGTGGGGCAGGTGTCTCAGGGTTGTTAAGTTATGCAACAATAGCATCTTGTGATGAGGCTgaacatggtttggaagctgcCACCTATCCTTGGCCACACAGTGGTATTCTAAATTCATACGACCATGCTTC GATTCGTCGTGGTCACCAGGTCTATCAACAAGTTTGTGCCTCCTGCCATTCAATGTCATTAATTTCATTCCGTGACTTGGTCGGTGTTGCATATACAGAAGAGGAAACTAAAGCTATGGCTGCTGAGATTGAGGTAGTTGATGGGCCAAATGATGAGGGAGAGATGTTTACTCGTCCTGGCAAGCTCAGTGACCGGTTTCCTCTGCCATATGCAAATGAACAAGCAGCTAGGTTCGCTAATGGCGGTGCTTATCCTCCTGATTTAAGTCTTATAACCAAA GCTCGTCACAACGGTCAAAATTATGTTTTTGCCCTATTGACTGGATATCATGATCCTCCTGCTGGTGTTACA ATTCGTGAAGGATTGCATTACAACCCTTACTTCCCTGGTGGAGCTATTGCTATGCCTAAAATGCTTAATGATGGTGCTGTTGAGTACGAAGATGGTACACCAGCAACAGAAGCTCAG ATGGGTAAAGATGTTGTCACCTTTCTAACGTGGGCTGCAGAGCCTGAAATGGAAGAGAGAAAACTG ATGGGATTCAAGTGGATATTCGTTCTATCACTGGCACTTCTTCAAGCGGGTTATTACAGGCGCATGAGGTGGTCTGTTCTCAAGTCTCGTAAGCTGGTGCTTGATGTTGTGAACTAG
- the LOC121750962 gene encoding uncharacterized protein LOC121750962, whose translation MRACPPRSTDLYRIMLRFRPIAPKPVGDDAGSGTAEQNRRDLTGKRVKRKYVRIRARKSKRRPKSKGLDGGNLPSPPERSGVDDAPPPEDKTLTLQLLGERSEGEREICEIRAPESKGMRLRDEDRCSVATAADLRGYGSVMVTWIVMEGVTDKFAGVGLGSSDKEKMYNLERDTCPGFISDHRNNVIWVNSAYKRMVAEEKGFLVWLVVKEELPQFCPSFACRVRVTQQNAQWQKWNKIVPCDVWKMEFAGFAWKLDVNTALSLGF comes from the coding sequence ATGCGCGCCTGCCCGCCTAGATCCACCGATCTCTACCGGATAATGCTCAGATTCCGCCCGATCGCGCCTAAACCCGTCGGCGACGATGCCGGCTCCGGCACGGCGGAGCAGAATCGGAGAGATCTCACCGGAAAGAGAGTCAAGAGGAAGTATGTTCGGATTCGTGCTCGGAAAAGCAAGCGCCGGCCGAAGAGTAAGGGTTTGGACGGAGGAAACCTACCGTCGCCGCCGGAGAGGTCCGGTGTCGACGACGCGCCGCCGCCTGAGGATAAAACGTTGACGCTCCAGCTTCTCGGTGAGAGATCTGAAGGTGAGAGGGAGATCTGTGAAATTAGAGCTCCGGAGAGTAAGGGGATGAGGTTGAGAGATGAGGATCGGTGTAGCGTTGCTACGGCGGCGGATCTGAGAGGTTACGGATCTGTGATGGTGACGTGGATAGTCATGGAAGGCGTGACGGACAAGTTTGCAGGGGTAGGGTTAGGGTCTTCGGATAAGGAAAAGATGTATAACCTGGAGAGGGATACGTGTCCTGGTTTCATATCGGACCACAGAAATAACGTGATCTGGGTGAACTCTGCGTATAAGAGGATGGTGGCGGAGGAGAAGGGTTTTTTGGTTTGGTTGGTGGTAAAGGAAGAGTTGCCCCAATTTTGCCCCTCGTTTGCATGCAGAGTTAGGGTCACTCAGCAGAACGCACAGTGGCAAAAGTGGAATAAAATAGTGCCGTGTGATGTTTGGAAAATGGAATTTGCTGGATTTGCATGGAAATTGGACGTCAATACCGCCCTCAGTTTAGGTTTCTAG